The Branchiostoma floridae strain S238N-H82 chromosome 12, Bfl_VNyyK, whole genome shotgun sequence genome segment AATCACATATGCgtttttgtcttttgtcttcACATTTGAGTCAATGTTTCCATACATTCGTACTTCATGTTTCACCACTAAAAATTAGATATTGATGTAAGTATGCTTCTGTTTCAGCAGTAAAAATTACAATTATTGATGTAAAAAGTACATTTATGCCGAAGTAGGAGGTATATTTAATGCAGGTAGTCCCAGCTAAGGTGCCTGGCAAGGGGGCTGGCGAGGGTGGTCAGTCGTGCACGAAAATTATAAGTTTGACAAGTGAAACTTACAATTTTTGGTATAAATACTTGTGCTCGTGTTGATCATACGTTGAATACAAAATTAAGTTTCCCACCGTACACGAGCATTTCACGGTGGTCCACtaaaaattatatatacaaaGTTAATATGCGTTTTGTATCGGTTTTGTCAAAGTGTTTATATATAAGCCAAAGTTTCGTTATTTATGTAAATACATGtcagttaaaaacaaaaatatgtcCTCAGAGTTTCTTATACTAGATGAGAACTTAACTTGATCAGGAAAAATCACTGGATTATATGTACAAattgcacacatgtacatgttcgtCAGAtttaaatgtatgatttataaCGATATCCTCAGAGATTGACAGATTTTgtagattttgttttattgtacaTCAAAGATTCATACATGTGCACATTATGCCCTGATAAGCAGCATGCAAGTTTTGCCCAGTAAAATTACGCACAATAATCAAAATCTTAAAGTATCTACCAATCTCAGAAGGGCAGATTTTGTCACTTTAATGTACATCATAGGgtgaaatacaaataaacatattAATATGTACAGCTTGCATAATACTTTGACCCGTAAAAATTACTTCATGTACATTAGTTATAGTTGTGAAAATTGTGTTTAGAAAATAATGAAAGTCAAGATATTATATAGAGACAGGCAGGTTTTTACTTGCCTTGTTGTACATGAACAGGTGAAAATAGTGTTATAAAACATATACCTATACCTGTTGCCTGTAGTACAGGACAGGAGAATCAACTTAAACACATCTAAACAGTCTGAAAAGAAAGTCTGTACAGTTTTAAGGAGTGAATATAGTCGCCTTCTATTGacctgtttctaaaatattcaattttAAAGCCTaagaaacatgaaaacaagTGGCACTATCACTTCTTGACAGTCAAATAGCAGAGTCCGCTTGTACTCTCAGTCTTTTCCTGGCTACTCTCCTGTTTATTGTACTCCACTGAAGAAATCGTTTGTGACTTTATCGCCTGATCAACACTGTAAGTCCCTGTGGTCAATAGTACAAACAGAGGGTTGTCGGCACAGATTAAAGTGGCGCTTTCACTTCTTCACAGTCAAATAGCAGAGTCCCTTGGTACTCTCCTGTTCATTGTCCTCCACTGAAGAAGTCTCTAATGTTTGCGACTTTAAGTTTAATCTCTGATCAATACCGTTGGTCCCCGAAGTCAATAGTACAAACAGAGAGTTCTCGGGACACATATCGTACAGCTCACGAACTCTTGTCACGACTCTCGCGAGAGTTTCCGCCAGGACGGCGTGCTCGCACATGGAACTGTTAGACACGGTGTGCCACGAATGGAACTGCGCCCAGACAAAATGCTTACTCCTGATCTCGTTCTGAGCTTTCGTCAACGCCTCGCGGTCGGAAACTACGGGGACGCAGTGCACCGGGTTGCCAAGGAACGGCTTGAGAAACGTCGCCTGATCGACCATGGTTGCGGCTTTCTTCTCCCGCGCTAGGACCCGGAAGTAGCTCTCGGTGTTACTGATGCTGTTGCTTCCACCATTGTCCAAAATGAAGCCGGGTCCGTTCGCGATCTTGAGTTGTACGAGCTGCATGGCAGCGATGGCGTCTTCTACCGAATCATGTCCGTCTGTTCCGGTCTGGATCTCCTTAcctgaaggaatgaatgagtgaatggatgaatgaatcaATGGTAAAGATATTTGATTAAAATAAATCATAGCCTTGGGGGCTGACTTGTATACCTCACAATCAAAATAGGTTAGAATCAATGTCCTTAAAATCAGCTAGTGCAGAACAATATCAATGCACAGTTAATCAAAATAGACATCAGTCATAGTATTACCAGACTATTATTGATAGTAGTTGTTAAAAAAATTGCTTACAATAGTACCAAAAACAcgagttaaaaaaaaatggtacattgaTGGCACAATAACATACTATCTAGCTGTTCATAAACAGATCAAGTAAGGAATTGTTGAGTCTTTATATCTATATAATGGTTTATCTGGACAACTTAACATGTCATACGGTTTGCAGCTTTGCagctgaaatacatgtagtgtagtaacaacatctgcttgtttTGTACTTCAAAGTTCTAAACTTGTCTGAGTTTCTTGTTGACATACCTAACAGCTTGCTGGTCAGTGTCCGCAGTTTGGGCTTGAAGCGCCAGGTGGCGTGGTTGAACAGGAGGCTGGTGTCGATGATGTGTGGGTGGACGACCTTCAGAGCCTGAAGGTCATTCTCCAAGGAGTGTCCGACCAAGATGGCGTCCTCGGGAAGGAGCTCCTGTAGTGTTTCTTGAACGTGCTCAAGACGTGTCGTCACGTCTTGTAAGTCAGCAGCAGAGACGCCACTGAACTGAGTCATGTAGTCCTTGACGGGTCTCCGAGGCTTTACGAAGGAGTTGTAGACTGTCTTCAAGTCTTCACTCACCACAGAGACACGGGTCAGCTCCTTGCCTGTGCTcaaaattttgaccaaaaaaaaaaaaatcaaagttataATTTATGAATACTTATCTTATTCATGTTATGTGTTATATATTTATGACTGGTTtaattagcttcgccaagaagtttatgtttttgccgacttgggtctgtatgtaggtcaacaggatataactcgagaaattgtggatggaacttttttattttttgcaggtgtgtagcggttgtttaaaggcatgcctagttcgaaaatgggttacctggcgttttcctatggtacattagcgagcttagtattttttttggtgttttttcgggaggcataagtcaaaatgtagctgggcgatttccacgatatttggcaggtctgtagcggctgtggaaaggattgccatgtgcgagaatggtttagctaccttttacctatggtgctgtagctggctttgtatgtaagtgcgtttgtctgtaagcaagataactcgagatgttcttgatggatgttaatgatatttggttgataggtaggggacacagaaaggaaggtcaagttcgataatgggcctcctggcaaattgttttggtactgcaagtgagcatcaaagtttgcgcctaaattttccagaagtgccaggttcgtgattttttactggtggatagctgttggtactaggagtcaatggtctaattttgggccccctagcagcttgtttggaattgcagtgggtgttatatttcgtaactttttagatggataactcctgaggggattgatggatattttttgtttttggtaggtaggtactttggatgattatcaacataatgagatgcaaattatataaatcactctgtatttaatataattacttagggaaacttctataacggttgaaaaatacttgtgacggagtcacctgaaaggacttgaatcgacccatagatgtctaaaaatagagaagaagtaggtcaaaggagccagtggaagcaggggatccctgataaacagacgttgtcttggaagcatgaaattctgattgaccagggatgttactaggtcatccgtgtactattccgccaggatggagtctggtagagactactggctgaaaaatgcctataaatggtcatggttcatgttagcaaaatacaaagcctgaccgtgtccaacacgtatctataaaattaagcaattaaatagcttgctgaattgatgtcaatacgacggcacacagcaaaggattcatagcagttgaaatataacatatctatatacaagtgttgcttatatctatatacagatcaacaataaaagcaacactatatcatgggaacggtaaaaatgtagtagagggaacttgacgaatatcacttgatataaagatgtagagctaatatctacgagacacttcaggtgtattttcttatgatggactgcaaggaaacttggtgttccatgtgccagtaacactacatgggtctaaacaaacgaataagtactatgtaaagtcagtaatataacataattgaacaatgacggcttgtaacacatagtacttacatctgtgaactaggttaaaacaacaagtgaccaagtgctgggacaagacaaacccaacatgttgaagaacagcacttaggtcaaaagggtcaccgtcaattatccacgcattcctcaactctAGGGCTGGATACCTTTTGGCTTGATCAGGTTCGAGTCCAAGTCCGagtccagaggtttaggttcaggtctggacctgaacctgaacctgatcctctataGTAGTTGTCGATATCTTACTTTGTAAtcttatattatcatatagtatcatattcttatatcaaatagaGTTTATTAAACCAATTTTCAGATTAGTGTACTTTTTAtgcctttttgtcagtgactaccAAGCAGAGAGGAGATTAAAAGcagttttttatttattcagagAACATGCTACGTGTAATTCACTGCACACAAGGCTATAATCTTACATGCAAATCAAACAACGCCTCCTAGCGAGCAAGGTTAAACTGCACTCTCGCGAGACTTGAGGCGAGAACTCGCGTTGTTTTGTgtgaatccaagatggcggcccgtTCGCCGAGCGCTAaaatttcttcctgcaagaCCGCACAAATCGCCTCAAAGCTGGAAAAATGGATTGAATACAagtgcagaagaagaaagaaatgttgtttgtcCCATGGTAATTTTTTCTGGATGCGGATTCTTCATTTTGAGTGAAAATTTACCGGAAGAATTGAGGAATTTTCCACTCGATTCCTCGTCGGTCGGCCTCATGCCggtaaaatttgatgttttttcgTAGCACATAATGTCAATGTTGACCTAAAATAGAGCTGACAGGTACACAAAGGGACGAATATGAATTTATTGTAGGCTAATTTAGTTTGATTCATGGCTATTTTGCCATTTCATGGCCGGAGTACTAGTAGCATTTCTAAGTACAATagatttcttgaaattgttcaGCCTTCCGGTCCAAAAAAACCGGTTCACGACTTTCGGTTTTTTGGACTCGGTTCTCGGATGTTGTACCGGTAAAAACCGGTCCGGCCGAACCGGTATCCAGCCCTactcaactcttaacagagatgtcatgttgtaagggaaaggtcggctagaaagaactgacatcattgcgagaaatacaaatcgccaaaggtgacaggcggctgtcatcggacagtcgcagNNNNNNNNNNNNNNNNNNNNNNNNNNNNNNNNNNNNNNNNNNNNNNNNNNNNNNNNNNNNNNNNNNNNNNNNNNNNNNNNNNNNNNNNNNNNNNNNNNNNNNNNNNNNNNNNNNNNNNNNNNNNNNNNNNNNNNNNNNNNNNNNNNNNNNNNNNNNNNNNNNNNNNNNNNNNNNNNNNNNNNNNNNNNNNNNNNNNNNNNNNNNNNNNNNNNNNNNNNNNNNNNNNNNNNNNNNNNNNNNNNNNNNNNNNNNNNNNNNNNNNNNNNNNNNNNNNNNNNNNNNNNNNNNNNNNNNNNNNNNNNNNNNNNNNNNNNNNNNNNNNNNNNNNNNNNNNNNNNNNNNNNNNNNNNNNNNNNNNNNNNNNNNNNNNNNNNNNNNNNNNNNNNNNNNNNNNNNNNNNNNNNNNNNNNNNNNNNNNNNNNNNNNNNNNNNNNNNNNNNNNNNNNNNNNNNNNNNNNNNNNNNNNNNNNNNNNNNNNNNNNNNNNNNNNNNNNNNNNNNNNNNNNNNNNNNNNNNNNNNNNNNNNNNNNNNNNNNNNNNNNNNNNNNNNNNNNNNNNNNNNNNNNNNNNNNNNNNNNNNNNNNNNNNNNNNNNNNNNNNNNNNNNNNNNNNNNNNNNNNNNNNNNNNNNNNNNNNNNNNNNNNNNNNNNNNNNNNNNNNNNNNNNNNNNNNNNNNNNNNNNNNNNNNNNNNNNNNNNNNNNNNNNNNNNNNNNNNNNNNNNNNNNNNNNNNNNNNNNNNNNNNNNNNNNNNNNNNNNNNNNNNNNNNNNNNNNNNNNNNNNNNNNNNNNNNNNNNNNNNNNNNNNNNNNNNNNNNNNNNNNNNNNNNNNNNNNNNNNNNNNNNNNNNNNNNNNNNNNNNNNNNNNNNNNNNNNNNNNNNNNNNNNNNNNNNNNNNNNNNNNNNNNNNNNNNNNNNNNNNNNNNNNNNNNNNNNNNNNNNNNNNNNNNNNNNNNNNNNNNNNNNNNNNNNNNNNNNNNNNNNNNNNNNNNNNNNNNNNNNNNNNNNNNNNNNNNNNNNNNNNNNNNNNNNNNNNNNNNNNNNNNNNNNNNNNNNNNNNNNNNNNNNNNNNNNNNNNNNNNNNNNNNNNNNNNNNNNNNNNNNNNNNNNNNNNNNNNNNNNNNNNNNNNNNNNNNNNNNNNNNNNNNNNNNNNNNNNNNNNNNNNNNNNNNNNNNNNNNNNNNNNNNNNNNNNNNNNNNNNNNNNNNNNNNNNNNNNNNNNNNNNNNNNNNNNNNNNNNNNNNNNNNNNNTACCTACCACATacaaatatcacttcaatccattcagccggtcttcaatttgctggtttctacatacatacatacatacatacaaacgctacccaaaacataaccagctctccgaaagtaattatgacaacacaaaattttaacagtaacctcatacctgtacaaattgttctgattatgcaaagacattcattcacatcgccaaaacatttgctgcattatgtacaccgacagaatagactaatctactcacaatgttcataatccaaccaaccactacatgatgtgactagataacatatggacttatacacattaatcattcaaaaagaactatcttccatagaaattgtttatttggcgaagatatgtgttcgaggaactctagttattttgTGAAACTGTAAGGGATGAAGTGTAACATTGTGCAATAATCCTGGACTTGTTACCTTACAATACGAGCTACAAAATGTGCAATATTTTAAGTTTTAGATACTtttaaccttaaagtttgtaaatttGCTTTAAATTCTCTGTAAAGCttttccctcatgacctcaatgaaaagcagcctgcaggctgatttgagatgaataaacaaaggttcaaacaaacaaaacaattgaaTGCAATTCAAAGGAGACCTcacttgaatttaaaaaaaatcttacctGCTTCAGTCTCGCACATTTCACAGTCGATGGCGAACATAGGGCTCGAATCTGTCGGCGTGCAGCACTGAAATGACACGAAATCCTCCGGCAAGGCAGTGTCGGTCGCCAACGGGAACCGGTTGGTCCTCAACTGTTCCTGGGTCAACAGATAACGGGTTCTACCCACCACAGACTTCTCTCCTGTGTGTTTAGCACAGTTTGTGGAACATTCCACCAGATCCGGATCCACATCGCCGTTCTCCAAGTCCTTTCCCAGTTTCTTCTGCGCAGTTTTACTGACGGGAACACGAAGCAAACTCCGCATGACCTCTCTCGGCTTGCTGTCTGCGACCTTCATCGACAATGGAACCTTTTTTGTGGGGAGAAAAGAGGATTTAATTTTaataatgaatatgaatatgtcaAAAAATAAAGTGAAGAAACTTTGTGGACAGACTAACCCTACAGCAACCTAGCTATggcacagagagacagagaaagactaCTTCAAAGAGAGAGATGTATTATGTtaatgaaggttggac includes the following:
- the LOC118427907 gene encoding small RNA degrading nuclease 5-like, which translates into the protein MGKKGKNKRSKRGHGVGKKPSHLAGRVEKRKVAEIEDAKEKPAKKLKTAGGEGGGEPATCAASVYSSEKEKAQDGTSAPEGESKRLKKLCLDEDTPFQPTERLGEGSSETKIKKKKHKKKKTHRETSEEEGTSEGKGHLGENARTSVDVMTTQGHCEGSESDSKPQTNAGHENSSTVSGVQILDETKRTKIKEKNKKMTSSQETHAVLHLTLNNLEGEFGLSHVQQLLLHAFLGKRRGASWCQVQNFNKLQKVVVVMLNSLSEGHLAQHPECLAQLAAMFPNKKVPLSMKVADSKPREVMRSLLRVPVSKTAQKKLGKDLENGDVDPDLVECSTNCAKHTGEKSVVGRTRYLLTQEQLRTNRFPLATDTALPEDFVSFQCCTPTDSSPMFAIDCEMCETEAGKELTRVSVVSEDLKTVYNSFVKPRRPVKDYMTQFSGVSAADLQDVTTRLEHVQETLQELLPEDAILVGHSLENDLQALKVVHPHIIDTSLLFNHATWRFKPKLRTLTSKLLGKEIQTGTDGHDSVEDAIAAMQLVQLKIANGPGFILDNGGSNSISNTESYFRVLAREKKAATMVDQATFLKPFLGNPVHCVPVVSDREALTKAQNEIRSKHFVWAQFHSWHTVSNSSMCEHAVLAETLARVVTRVRELYDMCPENSLFVLLTSGTNGIDQRLNLKSQTLETSSVEDNEQESTKGLCYLTVKK